A single genomic interval of Stenotrophomonas sp. ZAC14D1_NAIMI4_1 harbors:
- a CDS encoding YceI family protein: MILARPGRCLLPVLLACSPAWAAPPPPTPLPPVEALASATSARVLHLDLQRSRIGFEVRTRFGQRIEGLFPHFDGRVEVLSDGRHQVHLKMFTRSVEIPGKERYTGWMRGPEFFDAGRYPSVEFDSLPYWPDTIGDGGDIQGRLTLRGVSHPETLRVEKAECSRPGYDCDVVSRGTVQRGRYGMDSWQLALSDRVTFVLRARLSEAPKP, from the coding sequence ATGATCCTGGCACGGCCCGGCCGCTGCCTGCTGCCGGTGCTGCTGGCCTGCAGCCCGGCCTGGGCTGCCCCGCCACCGCCCACGCCGCTGCCGCCGGTGGAAGCACTGGCGTCGGCCACGTCGGCGCGCGTGCTGCACCTGGACCTGCAGCGTTCACGGATCGGCTTCGAGGTGCGCACCCGCTTCGGCCAGCGCATCGAAGGGCTGTTCCCGCATTTCGACGGGCGCGTCGAAGTGCTGTCCGATGGCCGCCACCAGGTGCACCTGAAGATGTTCACCCGTTCGGTGGAGATCCCGGGCAAGGAGCGCTACACCGGCTGGATGCGCGGGCCGGAGTTCTTCGATGCCGGGCGTTACCCGTCGGTGGAGTTCGACTCGCTGCCCTACTGGCCGGACACCATCGGTGACGGCGGCGACATCCAGGGCCGGCTCACCCTGCGCGGGGTCAGCCACCCGGAGACCCTGCGGGTGGAGAAAGCGGAATGTTCCCGACCCGGCTATGATTGCGACGTCGTCAGCCGCGGTACCGTGCAACGAGGCCGGTACGGCATGGACAGCTGGCAGCTTGCCTTGAGTGACCGAGTGACCTTCGTACTACGAGCCCGCCTGAGCGAGGCGCCGAAACCGTGA